A part of Myxococcus landrumus genomic DNA contains:
- a CDS encoding S46 family peptidase, producing MKRLFLIAALVGAAPALADEGMWTYNNFPSAKVKEKFGFDPSQAWLDKVRLSSARMAGGCSASFVSPNGLVMTNHHCARGCIEQLSGAKKDYIANGFYAKTAAEETQCPAMELNQLVQITDVTATLNKATQGLTGKAYNDTLKAKMSELEQTCSAGDAKVRCDVVTLYQGGQYNLYKYRRFQDVRLVMAPEHAIAFFGGDPDNFEFPRYDLDVTFLRVYEDGKPAQMDHYFKWSDKSVKEGDLTFISGHPGRTSRKLTIAELEYQRDVAMPKQLFLMSELRGMVTEFQKRGPEQKRISNNLLFGVENGLKAIKGRLEALQDKTFFAQKVAAEQELRKKVESNPEMKKKYGAAWDEIAKAEAQFVHVRKDLAYMEGGSGLSSSLFSIAKTLVRASEELPKENGERLREYSQAGLPALQANLFSQAPIYPELEILRLSFGLTKMREELGSNHPFVKKVLGKESPDKLAARLVKGTKLCVLKDVKGSKVCDVSVRKSLFDGGKAAIAASKDPMIQLALLVDGDARTIRKHVEENIDAVIKKNSELVAQAKFDTYGTNQYPDATFTLRLSYGSVKGYMEDGKQVAPITQMAGTFEHATGEDPFALPPSWLKSEKLIDGTTAMNMVTTNDIIGGNSGSPVINKDGEIVGLVFDGNIQSLGGEYGFDEASNRAVSVHSDAIIESLKKIYGATRVLEELRPGSTHVPPAKANPAG from the coding sequence ATGAAACGGTTGTTCCTGATTGCCGCCCTCGTTGGTGCGGCGCCCGCGCTCGCCGACGAAGGCATGTGGACGTACAACAACTTCCCGTCCGCGAAGGTGAAGGAGAAGTTCGGCTTCGACCCGTCGCAGGCGTGGCTCGACAAGGTGCGGCTGTCCTCGGCGCGCATGGCCGGCGGCTGTTCGGCGAGCTTCGTGTCCCCCAACGGCCTGGTGATGACCAATCACCACTGCGCCCGTGGCTGCATCGAGCAGCTTTCCGGGGCCAAGAAGGACTACATCGCCAACGGCTTCTACGCGAAGACGGCCGCCGAGGAGACGCAGTGCCCGGCGATGGAGCTCAACCAGCTGGTGCAGATCACCGACGTCACCGCCACGCTGAACAAGGCGACCCAGGGGCTGACCGGCAAGGCGTACAACGACACGCTCAAGGCGAAGATGTCGGAGCTCGAGCAGACCTGCTCGGCCGGCGACGCCAAGGTGCGCTGTGACGTCGTCACGCTGTACCAGGGCGGCCAGTACAACCTCTACAAGTACCGCCGCTTCCAGGACGTCCGCCTGGTGATGGCGCCCGAGCACGCCATCGCGTTCTTCGGCGGCGACCCGGACAACTTCGAGTTCCCCCGGTACGACCTGGACGTGACGTTCCTGCGCGTCTACGAGGACGGCAAGCCGGCGCAGATGGACCACTACTTCAAGTGGTCCGACAAGAGCGTGAAGGAAGGCGACCTCACCTTCATCTCCGGCCACCCCGGTCGCACCTCGCGCAAGCTGACCATCGCGGAGCTGGAGTACCAGCGCGACGTGGCGATGCCCAAGCAGCTGTTCCTGATGTCCGAGCTGCGCGGCATGGTGACCGAGTTCCAGAAGCGCGGTCCCGAGCAGAAGCGCATCTCGAACAACCTGCTCTTCGGCGTGGAGAACGGCCTGAAGGCCATCAAGGGCCGCCTCGAGGCGCTCCAGGACAAGACGTTCTTCGCCCAGAAGGTCGCGGCCGAGCAGGAGCTGCGCAAGAAGGTCGAGTCCAACCCGGAGATGAAGAAGAAGTACGGCGCGGCGTGGGATGAGATCGCCAAGGCCGAGGCCCAGTTCGTCCACGTCCGCAAGGACCTGGCGTACATGGAGGGCGGCAGCGGCCTGTCCTCCAGCCTCTTCAGCATCGCCAAGACGCTGGTTCGCGCCTCCGAGGAGCTCCCCAAGGAGAACGGCGAGCGTCTGCGTGAGTACAGCCAGGCGGGCCTCCCGGCCCTGCAGGCGAACCTGTTCAGCCAGGCGCCCATCTACCCGGAGCTGGAGATCCTGCGCCTGAGCTTCGGTCTGACGAAGATGCGCGAGGAGCTGGGCTCCAACCACCCGTTCGTCAAGAAGGTCCTGGGCAAGGAGTCCCCCGACAAGCTGGCGGCCCGGCTGGTGAAGGGCACCAAGCTGTGCGTGCTGAAGGACGTGAAGGGCTCCAAGGTGTGTGACGTGTCCGTCCGCAAGAGCCTGTTCGACGGCGGCAAGGCGGCCATCGCGGCCTCCAAGGACCCGATGATCCAGCTGGCGCTGCTGGTGGACGGCGACGCCCGCACCATCCGCAAGCACGTCGAGGAGAACATCGACGCGGTCATCAAGAAGAACTCGGAGCTGGTGGCCCAGGCCAAGTTCGACACCTACGGCACCAACCAGTACCCGGATGCGACGTTCACCCTGCGCCTGTCCTACGGCTCGGTGAAGGGCTACATGGAGGACGGCAAGCAGGTGGCGCCCATCACCCAGATGGCGGGCACGTTCGAGCACGCCACGGGCGAGGACCCCTTCGCGCTGCCTCCGTCCTGGCTGAAGTCCGAGAAGCTCATCGACGGCACCACGGCCATGAACATGGTCACCACCAACGACATCATCGGCGGCAACTCCGGCTCTCCGGTCATCAACAAGGACGGCGAGATTGTCGGCCTGGTGTTCGACGGCAACATCCAGTCGCTGGGCGGCGAGTACGGCTTCGATGAGGCCTCGAACCGCGCGGTGTCCGTGCACAGCGACGCCATCATCGAGTCGCTGAAGAAGATCTACGGCGCCACCCGCGTCCTCGAGGAGCTGCGTCCCGGCAGCACCCACGTGCCCCCGGCGAAGGCCAACCCGGCCGGGTGA
- a CDS encoding GrpB family protein, whose product MPPPIKVELFPHDPRWADEARTEALALANALGPDLLRVVHHVGSTAIPGIHAKPILDLMPVVSRLEALDGRKGALEALGYEWWGELGLPGRRYCTKADALTGRRVVQLHCYVEGSLEVVRHVAFRDYLRQHPEIAAAYDQEKARCRSLHPENSHDYSDCKHAWIQPVEAEALAWSRRKSKEG is encoded by the coding sequence ATGCCACCGCCGATCAAGGTGGAGCTGTTTCCCCATGACCCTCGCTGGGCGGACGAGGCCAGGACGGAAGCCCTGGCCCTCGCGAACGCCTTGGGCCCGGACCTGCTGCGAGTCGTCCACCATGTGGGCTCGACCGCCATTCCGGGCATTCACGCCAAGCCCATCCTGGACCTGATGCCCGTGGTGTCCCGCCTGGAGGCGCTCGACGGGCGCAAGGGGGCGCTCGAGGCCCTTGGCTACGAGTGGTGGGGCGAGCTGGGCCTGCCGGGCCGCCGCTACTGCACGAAGGCCGACGCCCTGACGGGGCGAAGGGTCGTCCAGCTCCACTGCTACGTGGAGGGCTCGTTGGAGGTCGTCCGGCACGTGGCGTTCCGGGACTACCTCCGGCAACACCCGGAGATCGCTGCCGCCTATGACCAGGAGAAGGCGCGGTGCCGGAGCCTGCACCCGGAGAACTCCCACGACTACAGCGACTGCAAGCACGCGTGGATTCAACCCGTCGAAGCCGAGGCGCTGGCCTGGTCCCGGCGGAAATCCAAAGAGGGGTAG
- the guaA gene encoding glutamine-hydrolyzing GMP synthase: MDLHAEKILILDFGSQYTQLIARRVRELGVYCEIHRPDLPAEDIRRFAPRGIILSGGPASVEAEGSPRCDPFVFDAGVPVLGICYGLQLISKLLGGRIDRGAHREFGNAEVEVLAARGPFSEFRPGDRVQVWMSHGDRVEELPPGFEAIGRSGNSPFAAAAHQTKPFYGFQFHPEVVHTPQGKAMLRAFLFNDCKVTGSWTMKGFIDEAVATIRRQVGEQGRVICALSGGVDSSVAALLLHRAIGPRLQCIFVDNGVLRQGERAQVEALFVDRFHVPLKTVDARSRFLEKLAGVTDPEKKRKIIGREFIAVFEEASRDIQDAEFLAQGTLYPDVIESVSYKGPSVTIKSHHNVGGLPEQMKLKLVEPLRELFKDEVRALGRELGLPEEMVSRQPFPGPGLAIRVLGEVTEARLDLVRRADAIVQEEIRAAGLYKELWQAFAVLLPVQSVGVMGDERTYESTCVLRAVTSVDGMTADWARLPYPVLERISTRITNEVRGINRVAYDVSSKPPATIEWE, encoded by the coding sequence GTGGACCTGCACGCCGAGAAGATTCTGATCCTCGATTTCGGGAGTCAGTACACCCAGCTCATCGCCCGTCGCGTGCGCGAACTGGGCGTTTACTGTGAAATCCACCGCCCGGACCTCCCGGCGGAGGACATCCGACGCTTCGCCCCTCGGGGCATCATTCTTTCGGGAGGCCCGGCATCCGTGGAGGCCGAGGGCTCTCCCCGCTGCGACCCCTTCGTCTTCGACGCGGGCGTCCCCGTGCTGGGCATCTGCTACGGCCTCCAGCTCATCTCCAAGCTGCTGGGCGGCCGCATCGACCGCGGCGCTCACCGGGAGTTCGGCAACGCGGAGGTGGAGGTGCTCGCCGCGCGAGGGCCCTTCTCCGAGTTCCGCCCGGGAGACCGGGTCCAGGTGTGGATGAGCCACGGAGACCGCGTGGAGGAGCTCCCGCCCGGTTTCGAGGCCATTGGCCGCAGCGGCAACTCGCCCTTCGCGGCGGCCGCGCACCAGACGAAGCCGTTCTACGGCTTCCAGTTCCATCCCGAGGTGGTGCACACGCCCCAGGGCAAGGCCATGCTGCGCGCCTTCCTCTTCAACGACTGCAAGGTGACCGGGTCGTGGACGATGAAGGGCTTCATCGACGAAGCGGTGGCCACCATCCGCCGGCAGGTGGGTGAGCAAGGCCGGGTCATCTGCGCCCTGTCAGGCGGCGTGGACAGCTCCGTGGCCGCGCTGTTGCTCCACCGCGCCATCGGCCCCCGGCTCCAGTGCATCTTCGTGGACAACGGCGTGCTGCGGCAGGGGGAGCGCGCCCAAGTCGAGGCGCTCTTCGTGGACCGCTTCCACGTCCCGCTGAAGACGGTGGATGCGCGGTCCCGCTTCCTGGAGAAGCTGGCCGGTGTCACGGACCCGGAGAAGAAGCGGAAGATCATCGGCCGCGAGTTCATCGCCGTGTTCGAGGAGGCCTCGCGCGACATCCAGGACGCGGAGTTCCTGGCCCAGGGCACGCTGTACCCGGACGTCATCGAGTCCGTCTCGTACAAGGGCCCATCCGTCACCATCAAGAGCCACCACAACGTGGGTGGCCTGCCCGAGCAGATGAAGCTCAAGCTGGTGGAGCCCTTGCGCGAGCTGTTCAAGGACGAGGTCCGCGCCCTGGGTCGCGAGCTGGGCCTGCCCGAGGAGATGGTGTCCCGGCAGCCCTTCCCGGGCCCCGGCCTGGCCATCCGCGTGCTGGGCGAAGTCACCGAGGCGCGGCTGGACCTGGTGCGGCGCGCGGACGCCATCGTCCAGGAGGAGATTCGCGCCGCGGGGCTCTACAAGGAGCTGTGGCAGGCGTTCGCGGTGCTGCTGCCCGTGCAGAGCGTGGGCGTCATGGGCGACGAGCGCACCTACGAGTCCACCTGCGTGCTGCGCGCCGTCACCAGCGTGGACGGCATGACGGCGGACTGGGCGCGGCTGCCGTACCCCGTGCTGGAGCGCATCTCCACGCGCATCACCAACGAGGTGCGCGGCATCAACCGCGTTGCCTACGACGTGTCGTCCAAGCCTCCCGCCACCATCGAGTGGGAGTGA
- the guaB gene encoding IMP dehydrogenase: protein MLNPEIRLALTFDDVLLVPAESSVVPKDADLTTRLTRNLRLNIPLLSAAMDTVTESRTAIAMAQEGGIGVIHKNMTPEQQALEVTKVKKFESGMVVDPVTIDPEAPLGRAIDLMRQHGVSGIPVVKGRRLVGIVTSRDVRFETNLTQKVEAVMTRKLVTGNEGIPQHDAQKLLHEHRIEKLLIVNDQFELRGLITIKDIEKRKTHPNAAKDAKGRLLCAAAVGVSADREARVDALVKAGVDVIVVDTAHGHSQGVVDGVRDTRKNFKGFELIAGNVATAEATRALIMAGVDAVKVGIGPGSICTTRVVAGVGVPQVTAVDDCVREADKHDIPIISDGGIKYSGDIVKALAAGASTVMIGSLFAGTEEAPGDVILYQGRSYKSYRGMGSLGAMKQGAKDRYFQADVDAVKLVPEGIEGRVPYKGTLAMNVHQMLGGIRSGMGYVGCGTIDELRKNATFVRITSAGLKESHVHDVIITEEAPNYRVE, encoded by the coding sequence ATGTTGAACCCCGAAATCCGGCTCGCACTCACCTTCGATGACGTCCTCCTGGTGCCTGCCGAAAGCTCGGTCGTCCCCAAGGATGCAGATCTCACCACCCGCCTCACCCGCAACCTGCGGTTGAACATTCCGCTGCTCTCCGCCGCGATGGACACGGTGACGGAGTCGCGCACCGCCATCGCCATGGCGCAGGAAGGCGGCATCGGTGTCATCCACAAGAACATGACGCCCGAGCAGCAGGCGCTCGAGGTGACCAAGGTCAAGAAGTTCGAAAGTGGAATGGTGGTGGACCCCGTCACCATCGACCCCGAGGCCCCGCTGGGTCGCGCCATCGACCTGATGCGCCAGCACGGCGTCTCCGGCATCCCGGTGGTCAAGGGCCGTCGTCTGGTGGGCATCGTCACGAGCCGCGATGTGCGCTTCGAGACAAACCTCACGCAGAAGGTGGAAGCGGTGATGACGCGCAAGCTCGTCACCGGCAACGAGGGCATCCCGCAGCACGACGCGCAGAAGCTGCTGCACGAGCACCGCATCGAGAAGCTGCTCATCGTCAACGACCAGTTCGAGCTGCGCGGGCTCATCACCATCAAGGACATCGAGAAGCGCAAGACGCACCCCAACGCGGCGAAGGACGCCAAGGGCCGCCTGTTGTGCGCCGCCGCCGTGGGCGTGTCCGCGGACCGTGAGGCACGCGTCGACGCGCTGGTGAAGGCCGGCGTGGACGTCATCGTGGTGGACACCGCGCACGGCCACTCGCAGGGCGTGGTGGACGGCGTTCGCGACACCCGCAAGAACTTCAAGGGCTTCGAGCTCATCGCCGGCAACGTCGCCACCGCCGAGGCCACCCGGGCGCTCATCATGGCCGGCGTGGACGCGGTGAAGGTGGGCATTGGCCCCGGCTCCATCTGCACCACGCGCGTGGTGGCCGGCGTCGGTGTGCCGCAGGTCACCGCGGTGGATGACTGCGTCCGCGAGGCGGACAAGCACGACATCCCCATCATCTCGGATGGCGGCATCAAGTACTCGGGCGACATCGTCAAGGCGCTCGCGGCGGGAGCGAGCACGGTGATGATCGGCTCGCTCTTCGCGGGCACCGAGGAAGCCCCGGGCGACGTCATCCTGTACCAGGGCCGCAGCTACAAGAGCTACCGGGGCATGGGCAGCCTGGGCGCCATGAAGCAGGGCGCGAAGGACCGCTACTTCCAGGCGGACGTGGACGCGGTGAAGCTGGTGCCCGAGGGCATCGAGGGCCGCGTGCCGTACAAGGGCACGCTCGCCATGAACGTCCACCAGATGCTGGGCGGCATCCGCAGCGGCATGGGCTACGTGGGCTGCGGCACCATCGACGAGCTGCGCAAGAACGCCACCTTCGTGCGCATCACCTCGGCCGGGCTCAAGGAGAGCCACGTCCACGACGTCATCATCACCGAGGAAGCCCCCAACTACCGCGTGGAGTAG
- a CDS encoding TIGR02266 family protein, whose translation MTESNQAAVGLVVKLPFATPEEFLAKYGGNVTKGGIYLRARAVKPPGTAVTLDLRLASGERIIHAQAVVHFVTGQGGQGVLGMGLRFLALDPQTRRLLDLAVATLPHAQSDMPPIPSGVGAPDYTVPPAQQMASPTVAASPAASASSAAPAPMPAVMMSDAALGLSTEEPKRAGLVIGIDLGTTNSCAAYVRNGKPGVLNSREGHNTVPSIIAVNTRGKLVVGHPAKGQMLTNPRQTVYGAKRLVGRAYGSTIVEHIKDKFHYEITAGENGDAGVKLSDHIYSLQQISALILREVREVAQNQLGQMVSRAVVTVPAYYNDNQRQAVREAGKLAGLYVERILNEPTAAALAYGYGRKLNQRVLVYDLGGGTFDASVLELTDNVYEVISTGGDTFLGGIDFDNAIVTYLLEEFQKKTGRPFQGDRVAMQRINDAAERAKCALSERSEMRVHVAFVTMIDDKPFDLDVVLTRQKLVELTEKLVVRTIQVCDEVLKAKGLGPKDIDEVILVGGQSRFPLVHEKITRFFGKPPSKGVHPDEAVALGAALLAHSLGQLEGVVLIDVLPMAIGVGLPGGRFKPVLERNTSLPSTKSYSLATHRDGQTELELTVFQGDSDKAADNEYLGTLKLAGLPKLPRGSVQVSVTFEVNNESLLKVTAREASTGREVTSTFSTRDTPEAVKAKLAQLDTEVASASTSASPSATSARVGGTQPQAPRMKAPVGGTTASPPRVVQSQITSATQAGAQAVAPVVTASKTWSLVGWIKGLFGRP comes from the coding sequence TTGACGGAATCGAATCAGGCGGCGGTCGGGCTCGTGGTGAAGCTGCCATTCGCGACGCCCGAGGAGTTCCTGGCGAAGTATGGCGGCAATGTCACGAAGGGGGGCATCTACCTGCGCGCCCGCGCGGTGAAGCCGCCTGGGACGGCCGTCACGCTGGACCTCCGGCTGGCGAGCGGCGAGCGCATCATCCACGCCCAGGCCGTGGTCCATTTCGTCACCGGCCAGGGGGGCCAGGGCGTGCTCGGCATGGGCCTGCGCTTCCTGGCGTTGGACCCCCAGACGCGCCGCCTCCTCGACCTGGCGGTCGCCACCCTCCCCCACGCCCAGTCGGACATGCCCCCCATCCCTTCCGGGGTGGGCGCTCCGGACTACACCGTCCCACCCGCCCAGCAGATGGCGAGCCCCACCGTGGCCGCTTCTCCGGCGGCCTCCGCGAGCAGCGCGGCCCCGGCCCCCATGCCCGCGGTGATGATGTCGGACGCGGCGTTGGGGCTGAGCACGGAGGAGCCCAAGCGCGCGGGGCTGGTGATTGGCATCGACCTGGGCACGACGAACTCGTGCGCCGCGTATGTGCGAAACGGCAAGCCCGGGGTGCTCAACAGCCGCGAGGGCCACAACACGGTGCCCTCCATCATCGCCGTCAACACGCGCGGCAAGCTGGTGGTGGGCCACCCCGCCAAGGGGCAGATGCTCACCAACCCCCGGCAGACGGTGTACGGCGCCAAGCGCCTGGTGGGGCGCGCGTACGGGTCCACCATCGTCGAGCACATCAAGGACAAGTTCCACTACGAGATCACCGCGGGAGAGAACGGCGACGCGGGCGTGAAGCTCTCGGACCACATCTACTCGCTCCAGCAGATCTCCGCGCTCATCCTCCGCGAGGTCCGTGAGGTGGCGCAGAACCAGTTGGGCCAGATGGTGTCCCGCGCGGTCGTCACCGTGCCCGCGTACTACAACGACAACCAGCGGCAGGCGGTGCGCGAGGCCGGCAAGCTCGCGGGGCTGTACGTCGAGCGCATCCTCAACGAGCCCACCGCCGCTGCGCTCGCCTACGGCTATGGCCGCAAGCTCAACCAGCGCGTGCTCGTGTACGACCTGGGCGGCGGCACCTTCGACGCCTCGGTGCTGGAGCTGACGGACAACGTCTACGAGGTCATCTCCACCGGCGGCGACACGTTCCTGGGCGGCATCGACTTCGACAACGCCATCGTCACGTACCTCCTGGAGGAGTTCCAGAAGAAGACGGGGCGCCCGTTCCAAGGCGACCGGGTGGCCATGCAGCGCATCAACGACGCGGCGGAGCGTGCGAAGTGCGCGCTGTCGGAGCGCTCCGAGATGCGGGTGCACGTGGCGTTCGTCACGATGATCGACGACAAGCCGTTCGACCTGGACGTCGTGCTGACCCGGCAGAAGCTCGTCGAGCTGACCGAGAAGCTGGTGGTCCGCACCATCCAGGTCTGCGACGAGGTCCTCAAGGCGAAGGGCCTGGGCCCCAAGGACATCGACGAGGTCATCCTCGTCGGAGGCCAGAGCCGATTTCCGCTGGTGCACGAGAAGATCACCCGCTTCTTCGGCAAGCCCCCGAGCAAGGGCGTCCACCCGGACGAGGCCGTGGCTCTGGGCGCCGCGCTGCTGGCGCACAGCCTGGGGCAGCTCGAAGGCGTGGTCCTCATCGACGTGCTGCCCATGGCCATTGGCGTGGGACTTCCTGGCGGGCGCTTCAAGCCCGTGCTCGAGCGCAACACCTCGTTGCCCTCCACCAAGTCCTACTCCCTGGCCACGCACCGGGATGGGCAGACCGAGCTGGAGCTGACCGTCTTCCAGGGCGACTCCGACAAGGCCGCCGACAACGAGTACCTGGGGACGCTCAAGCTCGCGGGACTGCCAAAGCTGCCTCGCGGCTCCGTGCAGGTGTCGGTGACGTTCGAGGTGAACAACGAGTCACTCCTCAAGGTGACCGCGCGTGAGGCCTCCACCGGCCGCGAAGTGACGAGCACCTTCTCCACGCGTGACACGCCCGAGGCCGTGAAGGCCAAGCTCGCGCAGCTCGACACGGAGGTCGCGAGTGCATCCACGTCCGCGTCGCCGTCCGCGACATCTGCGCGCGTCGGCGGAACACAACCCCAGGCACCGCGGATGAAGGCGCCTGTGGGTGGAACAACCGCTTCACCGCCGCGTGTCGTTCAATCGCAAATCACGTCAGCGACACAGGCAGGCGCTCAGGCGGTAGCACCCGTGGTGACGGCATCCAAGACTTGGAGCCTCGTGGGATGGATCAAGGGTTTGTTTGGCAGACCGTGA